One genomic segment of Brassica napus cultivar Da-Ae chromosome A3, Da-Ae, whole genome shotgun sequence includes these proteins:
- the LOC106438974 gene encoding 40S ribosomal protein S16-3, whose amino-acid sequence MATKQAKASVQCFGRKKTAVAVTHCKPGCGLIKLNGSPIELFNPEILRFKIFEPVLLLGKHRFAGVDMRIRVNGGGHTSQVYAIRQSIAKALVAFYQKYVDEQSKKEVKDILIRYDRTLLVADPRRCEPKKFGGRGARSRFQKSYR is encoded by the coding sequence ATGGCGACGAAACAAGCCAAAGCGTCCGTGCAATGCTTCGGAAGGAAGAAGACGGCCGTCGCCGTCACCCACTGCAAGCCCGGCTGCGGTCTGATCAAGCTCAACGGCTCCCCGATCGAGCTGTTCAACCCAGAGATCCTCCGGTTCAAGATCTTCGAGCCGGTGCTCCTCCTCGGAAAGCACCGTTTCGCCGGCGTCGACATGAGGATCCGCGTCAACGGCGGTGGTCACACTTCTCAGGTCTACGCGATTCGTCAGAGCATAGCCAAGGCGCTCGTGGCTTTCTACCAGAAGTATGTTGATGAGCAGTCGAAGAAGGAGGTGAAGGATATTTTGATAAGGTACGATAGGACTCTGCTCGTGGCGGATCCGAGGAGGTGCGAGCCGAAGAAGTTTGGTGGGCGTGGTGCTCGTTCTCGTTTCCAGAAGAGTTACCGTTAA
- the LOC106443879 gene encoding two-component response regulator ARR22-like isoform X1, which translates to MQEDSYTLITNTKKHTHALEHLLFEEKKPKMATTSTSTGDIKKTKSVEVKKKLNVLIVDDDTVIRKLHENIIKSIGGISQTAKNGEEAVNIHRDGNASFDLILMDKEMPERDGLSATKKLREMKVTSMIIGVTTLADNEEERKAFMEAGLNHCLAKPLSKAKILPLINNLMDA; encoded by the exons ATGCAAGAAGATAGTTACACGCTCataacaaacacaaaaaaacataCGCATGCATTAGAACACTT ATTGTTCGAAGAAAAAAAACCGAAGATGGCAACAACGTCAACATCCACGGGAGATATCAAGAAAACCAAGTCAGTAGAAGTGAAGAAGAAACTTAACGTGTTGATCGTCGATGATGATACAGTAATTCGTAAACTTCACGAGAATATCATCAAATCGATCGGTGGAATTTCACAGACAGCTAAGAACGGTGAGGAGGCAGTGAACATCCACCGCGACGGCAATGCATCTTTCGACCTTATCCTAATGGATAAAGAAATGCCCGAGAGGGATGGACTTTCG GCAACTAAGAAGCTAAGAGAAATGAAAGTGACGTCTATGATTATTGGGGTGACGACACTGGCTGACAATGAAGAGGAACGTAAGGCTTTCATGGAAGCTGGACTTAACCATTGCTTGGCAAAACCCTTAAGCAAAGCCAAGATCCTCCCTCTCATCAACAATCTCATGGATGCTTGA
- the LOC106443879 gene encoding two-component response regulator ARR22-like isoform X2, whose protein sequence is MATTSTSTGDIKKTKSVEVKKKLNVLIVDDDTVIRKLHENIIKSIGGISQTAKNGEEAVNIHRDGNASFDLILMDKEMPERDGLSATKKLREMKVTSMIIGVTTLADNEEERKAFMEAGLNHCLAKPLSKAKILPLINNLMDA, encoded by the exons ATGGCAACAACGTCAACATCCACGGGAGATATCAAGAAAACCAAGTCAGTAGAAGTGAAGAAGAAACTTAACGTGTTGATCGTCGATGATGATACAGTAATTCGTAAACTTCACGAGAATATCATCAAATCGATCGGTGGAATTTCACAGACAGCTAAGAACGGTGAGGAGGCAGTGAACATCCACCGCGACGGCAATGCATCTTTCGACCTTATCCTAATGGATAAAGAAATGCCCGAGAGGGATGGACTTTCG GCAACTAAGAAGCTAAGAGAAATGAAAGTGACGTCTATGATTATTGGGGTGACGACACTGGCTGACAATGAAGAGGAACGTAAGGCTTTCATGGAAGCTGGACTTAACCATTGCTTGGCAAAACCCTTAAGCAAAGCCAAGATCCTCCCTCTCATCAACAATCTCATGGATGCTTGA
- the LOC106438976 gene encoding GDSL esterase/lipase LTL1, which yields MDINYSPLGFLISLFFIVTFLAPQVKSRAFFVFGDSLVDNGNNDYLVTTARADNYPYGIDYPTRRPTGRFSNGLNIPDIISEALGMPSTLPYLSPQLTGENLLVGANFASAGIGILNDTGIQFVNIIRISKQFEYFEQYQQRVSALIGPEATQQLVNQALVLITLGGNDFVNNYYLIPFSARSRQFALPDYVVYLISEYGKILRKLYELGARRVLVTGTGAMGCAPAELAQHSRNGECYGALQTAAALFNPRLVDLIASVNAEIGQEVFVAANAYQMNMDYLSNPEQFGFVTSKVACCGQGPYNGIGLCTPISNLCPNRDLYAFWDAFHPTEKANRIIVNQILTGSSKYMHPMNLSTVMLLDSSRI from the exons ATGGATATCAATTATTCACCGTTAGGGTTTCTCATTTCACTCTTCTTCATTGTTACTTTTCTTGCACCACAAGTCAAATCTAGGGCTTTCTTTGTCTTTGGTGACTCTCTCGTCGACAATGGAAACAATGATTACCTTGTCACCACTGCTCGCGCCGACAATTACCCGTACGGTATCGATTATCCGACCCGTCGACCCACCGGTCGTTTCTCTAACGGCCTTAACATCCCTGACATTATCA GTGAGGCTTTAGGCATGCCATCTACTTTGCCGTACCTTAGCCCGCAGCTGACCGGAGAAAATCTTCTCGTCGGTGCTAATTTCGCCTCCGCCGGTATTGGAATCCTCAACGACACTGGAATTCAATTT GTAAACATAATTAGAATATCTAAGCAGTTCGAATACTTCGAACAGTACCAGCAACGAGTGAGCGCATTGATCGGACCAGAAGCTACACAACAGCTAGTTAACCAAGCTCTTGTCTTAATCACACTCGGTGGCAACGATTTCGTCAACAACTATTATCTCATTCCTTTTTCAGCTCGTTCTCGCCAATTCGCGTTACCCGACTACGTTGTTTATCTCATTTCTGAATACGGAAAGATCCTTAGG AAACTCTACGAGTTGGGTGCAAGACGGGTTCTAGTAACCGGAACTGGTGCGATGGGATGTGCACCTGCGGAACTGGCTCAGCATAGCCGCAATGGTGAATGCTATGGTGCCCTCCAAACAGCAGCCGCTTTGTTCAATCCGCGATTAGTTGATTTGATCGCATCAGTCAATGCTGAGATTGGCCAGGAAGTTTTTGTAGCAGCTAATGCCTATCAAATGAATATGGATTATCTATCTAACCCAGAACAATTCG GGTTTGTGACATCAAAGGTGGCATGTTGTGGACAAGGACCGTACAATGGCATAGGACTATGCACACCAATCTCGAACTTATGTCCAAACAGAGATTTGTATGCGTTTTGGGATGCGTTTCATCCGACAGAGAAAGCTAATAGGATCATTGTTAATCAGATCCTCACTGGTTCCTCCAAGTACATGCACCCTATGAACCTCAGTACCGTCATGCTCTTGGATTCTTCTAGAATATAA
- the BNAA03G28520D gene encoding uncharacterized protein BNAA03G28520D — protein sequence MNIVIEHNPSSIKLAELGVVSWPKWSCQPGKYALVFEERETCYLVKGKVKVYQKGSSEFVEFGAGDLVIIPKGLSCTWDVSLFIDKHYKFDPPTSL from the exons ATGAATATCGTAATCGAACACAACCCTTCTAGCATAAAGTTAGCTGAACTTGGAGTAGTGTCATGGCCTAA ATGGTCTTGTCAGCCGGGGAAATATGCATTGGTGTTTGAAGAAAGAGAGACATGCTATTTGGTGAAAGGAAAAGTGAAGGTGTATCAAAAAGGGTCATCAGAGTTTGTAGAGTTTGGTGCAGGAGACCTTGTGATCATCCCCAAGGGACTAAGCTGCACTTGGGACGTATCTCTTTTCATTGACAAGCACTACAAGTTCGATCCTCCTACTTCTTTATAG
- the LOC106438977 gene encoding uncharacterized protein LOC106438977: MANLLHLQLCSPSSSSRLAASVRRRYSTLNCEIDLWRSFFIRSSVVCRASRGGRFRFKDELFDDGGFTGFDFGYRKKKRPWWWLDDDDEDDDDDLMSDDEDWSMVFEVFRTLSWMLAPIGMSLLLGTDSNAGLMALAVPLVQSVMSLVFSKVLSRPSVVRPIERSRRGTFSRTRKARQAKNMGGGSVDKGGYKSWMVGDAGDNSTGSRYGGWDDLEKGNEIPFEESVRSKQQFKRRNASRRWRVKEKPLLLRMLFATFPFLSSWTKLLF; this comes from the exons ATGGCGAATCTGCTCCATCTTCAGCTctgttctccttcttcttcctcacgtCTAGCTGCTTCCGTCAGACGCAGATACTCTACTCTGAATTGCGAGATTGATCTCTGGAGAAGCTTCTTTATCCGCAGCTCCGTCGTATGCCGCGCTTCTCGCGGTGGACGGTTCAGATTCAAAGATGAGCTCTTTGACGACGGAGGTTTCACTGGGTTTGATTTTGGAtacagaaagaagaagagaccgTGGTGGTGGCTAGACGACGATGATGAGGACGACGACGATGATTTGATGAGTGACGATGAAGATTGGAGTATGGTCTTTGAg GTGTTCAGGACGTTAAGCTGGATGCTTGCTCCCATAGGCATGTCTTTGCTTCTTGGAACAGACTCAAACGCGGGTTTAATGGCGTTAGCAGTCCCTCTAGTGCAGTCCGTGATGTCACTTGTGTTTAGTAAGGTCTTGAGCAGGCCAAGTGTTGTTAGACCTATAGAAAGAAGCAGAAGAGGAACGTTTTCGAGAACTAGAAAAGCTAGGCAAGCGAAGAACATGGGTGGTGGTAGTGTGGATAAGGGAGGATACAAGTCATGGATGGTAGGAGATGCTGGTGATAACAGCACAGGTTCTAGGTATGGTGGTTGGGATGATCTAGAGAAGGGAAATGAGATTCCGTTTGAAGAGAGTGTTCGTTCTAAGCAACAGTTCAAGAGAAGAAATGCTAGTAGGCGGTGGAGAGTTAAGGAGAAGCCATTGCTCTTGAGGATGCTATTTGCTACTTTCCCCTTTTTGAGTTCATGGACCAAATTGTTATTTTGA
- the LOC106442087 gene encoding uncharacterized protein LOC106442087 has translation MGRQKFACPVLEINLISAQDLSLVSKNMKTYSVAWINTDPMRKLTTRVDQANRSNPIWNEKFVFRVNDKTLQADVSAIVIEIYAAAWSKDALVGTVNVLLSDLFAPWSGFGDGDDGGGGNNNMRLVTLQIRRPSGRLQGFLRLGVALLDGGQRSMPLSSEVNDVKRDGQDGVKMMHRRTNSDLTDLTTSTNDYGVKTGVVTGGGRVSGGNNGGGGGGGGGGSVVVGVDSMVNGSYCNSDIGPSASVVAAAIAQGLYNRQKTAVKAVAVKEDASSILEGKTEGMELRVERWRAEKKVAGGAVETSTSSDDSSGKGGGGRRPRRRRRKEKERRRRSRDGEGKKGLFSCFGNVFGCEISITCGGGGGDSTKKKRRKNKNKVANLSAVDETFSHSAA, from the coding sequence ATGGGCCGGCAAAAATTCGCATGTCCTGTTCTCGAAATCAACTTAATCTCAGCGCAAGACCTATCCCTGGTTTcgaaaaacatgaaaacatacTCCGTCGCGTGGATCAACACCGACCCGATGCGTAAACTCACGACCCGTGTCGACCAAGCAAACCGATCTAACCCAATATGGAACGAGAAGTTCGTGTTTCGCGTCAACGACAAGACCCTCCAAGCTGACGTGTCAGCTATTGTGATTGAGATCTACGCAGCGGCTTGGTCTAAAGACGCGCTTGTCGGCACCGTGAACGTTCTCCTTAGCGATCTCTTTGCTCCTTGGTCTGGCTTCGGCGACGGCGACGACGGTGGCGGCGGGAATAACAACATGAGGCTCGTGACGCTTCAGATCCGTCGTCCTTCGGGGAGGCTTCAAGGGTTTTTACGGTTAGGCGTTGCGCTTCTTGACGGTGGTCAACGGAGTATGCCGTTATCGTCAGAGGTTAACGATGTGAAGAGAGATGGTCAAGATGGTGTGAAGATGATGCATCGTCGTACGAATAGCGATCTGACGGATTTAACGACGTCGACTAATGATTACGGAGTGAAAACTGGCGTTGTCACCGGCGGGGGAAGAGTTTCCGGCGGCAATAACggtggaggaggtggtggaggtggaggaGGGAGTGTTGTGGTTGGTGTGGATAGTATGGTGAACGGTTCGTATTGTAACTCAGATATTGGACCGTCGGCGTCTGTGGTTGCGGCTGCGATTGCTCAGGGGCTTTACAATAGACAGAAAACAGCGGTTAAAGCGGTTGCGGTGAAGGAGGACGCGAGTTCGATACTCGAAGGGAAGACGGAAGGGATGGAGCTTAGAGTGGAGAGGTGGAGAGCCGAGAAAAAAGTTGCGGGTGGAGCGGTTGAAACGTCTACATCGAGCGATGATTCTAGCGGGAAAGGTGGGGGTGGAAGGAGgccgaggaggaggaggagaaaggagaaagagaggcgGAGGAGATCAAGAGACGGAGAAGGTAAGAAAGGgttgttttcatgttttgggAATGTGTTTGGATGTGAGATTTCGATTACCTGcggcggtggaggaggagacAGCACTAAGAAGAAGAGACGTAAGAACAAGAATAAAGTAGCAAACCTTAGTGCTGTAGACGAAACGTTTAGTCATTCCGCGGCTTGA
- the LOC106438979 gene encoding histone-lysine N-methyltransferase SUVR4 encodes MQPMLLNDERVRRACEKTRELKIPDEKTLLVLRKLLRENGENWGIIRLDNYTALIDAIYSLDEENETPSNNNRGKSAAVGIETSHRVKRNEKQSEGSSTGIRGKNVVVNVVDSPPSPALKKQTKISSYVNRGKNSLSLGTDHPLPSVALKKQSQGSSNCNRGKNDVVLDSSHSLTLKKQSQGSSNREKNAVVLDSPPSATLKKQSQGSFNGNRGKNAEPIDPSPSATLKNLSQGSSNVNREKNVNPPATLKTIYETRFATSSSSVEEAHKQQQTSNGVRKRKYKTIIHDITKGSESVEISLVDDVGTEKLPTFTYIPHNIVYQSAYVHVSLARISDDDCCASCKGDCLSADFPCACARETSGEYAYTREGLLKEEFLDTCLKMKKAPDTFNKFYCQDCPLERDHGKCQGHLIRKFVKECWRKCGCDMLCGNRVVQRGIRCQLQVYFTSEGKGWGVRALKDLPKGTFVYEYIGEILTNTELYERNLRLSSERHTYPVTLDADWGSEKDLKDEEALCLDATICGNVARFVNHRCGDANLIDIPVQIETPDRHYYHIAFFTIRDVKAMEELTWDYMIDFSDESHPVKAFRCNCGSELCRDKKPIGSRGKSGERRKVVHAKKQPDTKGVPLKRK; translated from the exons ATGCAACCAATGTTGCTCAACGACGAGAGGGTACGCAGAGCTTGTGAGAAAACAAGGGAGCTCAAGATTCCTGATGAGAAGACTCTCCTTGTGCTTAGGAAGCTGCTGAGAGAGAACGGTGAGAATTGGGGTATCATCAGACTTGATAACTACACTGCATTGATCGATGCTATCTACTCTCTTGATGAAGAAAATGAGACTCCATCTAACAACAATAGAGGGAAGAGTGCTGCTGTGGGGATTGAAACTTCGCATAGAGTGAAGAGAAACGAGAAACAAAGTGAAGGTTCATCTACTGGCATTAGAGGGAAGAATGTTGTAGTCAATGTCGTTGACTCTCCTCCTAGTCCTGCTCTGAAGAAGCAGACCAAAATTTCATCTTACGTCAACAGAGGGAAGAATTCTTTGAGTTTGGGCACTGACCATCCTCTTCCTAGTGTTGCTCTGAAAAAGCAAAGCCAAGGTTCATCTAATTGCAATAGAGGGAAGAATGATGTGGTTCTTGACTCTTCTCATAGTCTTACTCTGAAGAAGCAAAGCCAAGGTTCATCTAATAGGGAGAAGAATGCTGTGGTCCTTGACTCTCCTCCTAGTGCTACTCTGAAGAAGCAAAGCCAAGGTTCATTTAATGGCAATAGAGGGAAGAATGCTGAGCCCATTGACCCTTCTCCTAGTGCTACTCTGAAGAATCTAAGCCAAGGTTCATCTAATGTCAATAGAGAGAAGAATGTTAACCCTCCTGCTACTCTGAAAACAATATATGAAACCCGGTTTGCAACCTCAAGCTCGTCCGTTGAGGAAGCCCATAAACAGCAACAGACTAGCAATGGTGTTCGCAAGAGGAAGTATAAAACCATTATCCATGACATAACCAAAGGCTCAGAGAGCGTTGAGATCTCCCTGGTTGATGACGTTGGGACTGAGAAACTGCCGACTTTCACTTACATCCCTCACAACATTGTATACCAAAGTGCTTATGTGCATGTATCTCTAGCTCGGATCTCCGATGACGATTGCTGCGCAAGCTGCAAGGGGGACTGTCTTTCAGCTGACTTCCCATGTGCTTGTGCTCGTGAAACCAGCGGAGAGTATGCGTACACCAGAGAAGGGTTGCTAAAGGAGGAGTTTCTTGACACTTGTCTTAAGATGAAAAAGGCACCAGATacctttaataaattttactgcCAAGACTGCCCGTTAGAGAGAGATCATGGTAAatgccaaggacacttgatcaGAAAGTTCGTTAAGGAGTGCTGGAGAAAGTGTGGATGTGATATGCTGTGTGGCAATAGAGTAGTACAGAGAGGGATAAGGTGCCAGCTGCAG GTTTATTTTACCTCGGAAGGGAAAGGATGGGGAGTTAGAGCACTGAAAGACTTGCCGAAAGGAACCTTTGTCTATGAATACATCGGTGAAATATTGACCAACACGGAGTTATACGAGCGGAATCTAAGACTTAGTAGTGAGCGGCATACATATCCTGTAACTCTGGATGCAGACTGGGGTTCTGAAAAGGATTTGAAAGATGAAGAAGCTCTCTGCCTGGACGCCACAATCTGTGGAAATGTCGCTAGGTTTGTTAATCATAG ATGTGGGGATGCAAACTTGATCGATATTCCGGTACAGATAGAGACTCCTGACAGACATTATTACCAT ATTGCCTTTTTTACCATTCGAGATGTGAAGGCCATGGAAGAACTGACATGG GATTACATGATAGATTTCAGTGATGAAAGTCATCCTGTGAAGGCATTTAGATGTAACTGCGGAAGTGAGTTATGCAGAGACAAAAAGCCAATAG GATCACGAGGCAAGTCGGGAGAAAGAAGAAAGGTTGTTCATGCTAAAAAACAACCAG ATACCAAAGGAGTGCCATTAAAGCGGAAATGA
- the LOC106438980 gene encoding 60S ribosomal protein L23, giving the protein MSKRGRGGTSGNKFRMSLGLPVAATVNCADNTGAKNLYIISVKGIKGRLNRLPSACVGDMVMATVKKGKPDLRKKVLPAVIVRQRKPWRRKDGVFMYFEDNAGVIVNPKGEMKGSAITGPIGKECADLWPRIASAANAIV; this is encoded by the exons ATGTCGAAGCGAG GAAGAGGAGGAACCTCTGGTAACAAGTTCAGGATGTCACTGGGTCTTCCAGTGGCAGCCACCGTGAACTGTGCTGACAACACCGGAGCCAAGAACCTTTACATCATCTCCGTTAAAGGTATCAAGGGTCGTCTCAACCGTCTGCCATCAGCCTGTGTTGGTGACATGGTTATGGCTACCGTCAAGAAGGGTAAACCTGATCTCCGTAAGAAGGTTCTGCCTGCTGTCATTGTTAGGCAGAGGAAGCCTTGGCGCCGAAAGGATGGTGTCTTCATGTACTTCGAGG ATAATGCTGGTGTCATTGTCAATCCCAAGGGTGAAATGAAGG GATCTGCTATCACTGGACCAATCGGAAAGGAGTGTGCTGACCTGTGGCCAAGGATCGCTAGTGCTGCAAACGCTATCGTTTAG
- the LOC106438982 gene encoding peroxisome biogenesis protein 12 codes for MLFQVGGDGTRPTFFEMAAAQQLPASLRAALTYSLGVFALRRSFLHKILDYEDEFYAALMLILEGHSLRTTDASFAESLYGLRRKSARLRLRKGSGEEEVQHSGLEKRQRILSVVFLVVLPYFKSKLHAIYNKEREARLRESLWGMEDQGFDEADFFTGEEPVVSRGDSGNQELSVRVQLATKIKKFIAVCYPWIHASSEGLSFSYQLLYLLDATRFYSLGLQALGIQVCRATGQELMDTSSRISKIRNHERERLRGPPWLKTVQGALLTCSYAVLDYAQTGLIAAVFIFKMMEWWYQSAEERLTAPTVYPPPPPPPAPKVAKEGIPLPPDSSLCALCLQKRANPSVVTVSGFVFCYSCVFKYVTKYKRCPVTLIPASVDQIRRLFHDT; via the exons atgctgtTTCAGGTGGGAGGCGATGGCACACGCCCTACCTTCTTCGAGATGGCTGCGGCTCAGCAGCTTCCAGCTAGCCTCCGCGCCGCTCTCACATACTCACTCGGC GTTTTTGCATTGAGAAGATCGTTTCTTCATAAAATCTTAGACTACGAGGATGAGTTCTATGCTGCTCTGATGCTTATCCTCGAAGGACATAGCTTACGAACCACAG ATGCTTCGTTTGCTGAATCATTGTATGGTTTGAGGAGGAAGTCAGCGAGATTGAGATTGAGGAAAGGTtccggagaagaagaagttcaacattCTGGTTTAGAGAAACGCCAGAGGATCCTTTCTGTTGTGTTTCTG GTTGTGTTACCTTATTTCAAATCGAAGCTTCATGCGATATATAACAAGGAGAGGGAAGCGAGGCTAAGGGAAAGTTTATGGGGAATGGAGGATCAAGGGTTTGATGAAGCTGACTTCTTCACAGGAGAGGAACCAGTTGTTTCGAGAGGGGATAGTGGGAATCAAGAGCTTTCTGTTCGAGTGCAGTTAGCTACAAAGATTAAAAAGTTTATAGCTGTGTGCTATCCTTGGATACATGCATCTAGTGAAG GATTATCATTCAGTTACCAGCTCTTATATCTACTGGACGCTACTAGATTCTATTCTCTCGGCCTTCAAGCTCTTGGGATCCAAGTTTGTCGAGCTACAGGGCAAGAACTG ATGGATACGTCTTCAAGAATTTCAAAGATACGGAACCATGAACGTGAGAGACTTCGTGGTCCTCCATGGTTAAAA ACAGTGCAAGGGGCTCTTCTTACCTGTTCATATGCGGTTCTCGACTACGCCCAAACCGGTTTGATTGCAGCCGTTTTTATCTTTAAA ATGATGGAATGGTGGTATCAGTCTGCTGAAGAAAGATTGACAGCTCCAACTGTGTACcctccacctccacctcctccaGCCCCAAAG GTGGCTAAAGAAGGAATCCCTCTACCTCCAGACAGTTCTCTCTGCGCGTTATGCTTGCAAAAACGTGCAAACCCGTCAGTTGTCACAGTCTCTGGATTTGTTTTCTGCTATTCCTGCGTATTTAAGTATGTTACAAAG TACAAGCGATGTCCAGTGACATTGATTCCGGCAAGCGTGGATCAGATAAGGAGGCTGTTTCACGACACTTAG